The Dehalobacter sp. DCM sequence AGCGGGCAAGTTAGTATTCAACTTAAAGCACAAAAACAGCCTTTAACCCCTGAAGATATGAATATTTCCCCTTCAGCTAAAGGTATTGCTGCTAATCTGATCATTGACGGGACGGTCTTGACAAAACATCTTACCTTGGTAAATAGAGATGACAATTGGTTAAAGGAGGAACTGAAAAAACAAAATGTTCATTCACCCCAAGAAGTATTACTGTGTTCTCTTGATTATAACGGTACTTTGCATGTAGATTTAAAAAAAAGTGATCCGGTACCCTTAGATGTACTTGAATAGTGTTCTTAGATGTGTATTTTAACCAGAAAACCAATGCTTTCTGGCTAATGGAAGAATTAGAAGAGCCGGGTTTTACTTTCATTACCCGTTAAAGATTTATAGTAGTGGCGATGTCCCTGGTCGATTGTTGTAGGACCTTGATATTCATGAGTATGCCCGCCTCCGGCGAATGGTATTGCCGGTCCTGTCACTCCTGAGTATTGATGACAGTGCGCATTGTTATAAGTTGTTATGCCATCATAAGAATGAACATGAGAATCACCGTAAG is a genomic window containing:
- a CDS encoding YmaF family protein, giving the protein MLTKQVKGHHVHDYYNETTYDHGHLHRMNGVSSYEIPYGDSHVHSYDGITTYNNAHCHQYSGVTGPAIPFAGGGHTHEYQGPTTIDQGHRHYYKSLTGNESKTRLF